One Phaseolus vulgaris cultivar G19833 chromosome 4, P. vulgaris v2.0, whole genome shotgun sequence DNA window includes the following coding sequences:
- the LOC137838286 gene encoding uncharacterized protein — protein sequence MEHELELKRLKEQETVEKRAKGIAFKTTMEHDTSEEEENPEHDETLSLLTKKFSMFLKRKNRDRTQQRKSCGKPGHIKVDCPNNQNKEKSASKKSERGKGKRAYISWEENDVSSTSDSSTRSEEANLCFMVNDEGSTSDSVSDYSTDSENYDKLLIAFKETHDEANRLAVICNKLNKVNRVLELKVKALEEELHKAKTDLVSLELTCLHASIKTCENCKKLEKQVEYLLKTLSSFTKGRENLETLLGSQNVVFNKNGLGYNPGMKNNVKKLSRFFVPSKTSFSSFSSSKTMHTASCFYYLKNGHISRTCKARRYLVPKGKNQWYLDSGCSKHMTGEVTQFTNLKLKVEGHVTYEDNNRGRILGRGDVGTAESTTIENVLYVEGLKHSLLSISQLCDKGYTVNFETNTCTISNETSGKVFFTGKKVNNIYLLDIMNSCSENECLLSKSDESWLWHRRLAHVHTNHLNKLKSKELVSGLPNIKVYNKRLLAVEESIHVVFDETDCSVHKSDLDEPGMDDLRTILQKNQSSDIDTTNSNVVKESIVNAGLPKEWKTPRDLTLDNVQQI from the exons atggagcatgaactagagctgaaaagattgaaagaacaagaaactgtggAGAAGAGAGCCAAAGGAATTGCCTTTAAAACTActatggaacatgatacaagtgaagaagaagagaatcctgaacatgatgagaccttgagtctgctcaccaAAAAATTCAGCATGTTTCTTAAAAGAAAGAACCGAGacagaactcaacaaagaaaaag TTGTGgcaaaccaggtcatataaaggttgattgcccaaacaatcaaaacaaagaaaaatcagcaagcaagaagagtgaaagaggcaaaggaaaGAGAGCTTATATCTCTTGGGAAGAGAATGATGTATCCTCAACAAGTGACTCTTCAACTAGAAGCGAAGAAgcaaatttgtgcttcatggtgaatgatgaaggatcaacatctgattcagtaagtgactattcaactgattctgaaaattatgataagctattaattgcctttaaggaaacacatgacgAAGCAAATAGATTGGCTGTCATATGTAATAAACTGAATAAAGTAAATAGGGTGTTGGAACTGAAAGTTAaggctcttgaagaagaattacacaaagctaaaactgacttggttagccttgaattaacatgtctgcatgcatcaataaaaacttgtgaaaattgtaagaaactggaaaaacaggttgaatattTGCTAAAAACACTATCAAGTTTcaccaaaggaagagaaaatcttgaaacactGCTGGGTTCacaaaatgttgtttttaataagAATGGTCTAGGATACAATCCTGGAATGAAGAACAATGTTAAAAAGCTATCCAGattttttgttccttccaaaacaagtttttcttcttttagcaGTTCAAAAACTATGCATACTGCATCTTGCTTTTACTATTTGAAAAATGGACATAtctctagaacatgtaaagctagaaGGTACCTTGTTCCCAAAGG gaaaaatcagtggtacttggatagcgggtgctcaaagcacatgactggtgaagTTACTCAATTCACAAATCTGAAACTTAAAGTTGAAGGACACGTCACATATGAAGATAATAATagaggaagaattcttggaagaggagatgttggtactgcAGAGTCAACCACAattgagaatgtcctatatGTGGAGGGACTAAAGCATAGTCTCCTAAGCATTAGTCAACTGTGTGACAAGGGCTACACGGTCAATTTTGAAACCAACACATGTACAATCTCAAATGAAACTTCTGGTAAGGTGTTTTTCACAGGAAAAAAggtaaacaacatctatctcttagatattatGAATAGCTGTTCTGAAAATGAATGTTTATTGTCTAAAAGTGATGAGTCATGGTTATGGCATAGGAGGCTAGCTCATGTCCATACAAATCATTTGAATAAGCTGAAGTCTAAGGAATtggtttctggtttaccaaatataaa agtgtataacaaaagattgcttgcagtagaagaatctatacatgttgtatttgatgaaacagattgttCTGTGCATAAATCTGatctggatgaacctggtatggatgatttaagaaccattctacaaaagaatcaatctagtgaTATTGATACAACTAATTCAAATGTTGTCAAAGAATCCATTGTGAATGCAGgattgcctaaagaatggaagacaccCAGGGATCTCACACtagacaat gtgcaacagatttga
- the LOC137837254 gene encoding aspartokinase 1, chloroplastic-like isoform X2, translating to MASALQFQGVQGSLAVRRSMHHCKPEIGFAAFGAPVCARRVWGNRVAFSVTCKASANDVIEKSVTEYEKVSSEGEISFTCVMKFGGSSVASSERMKEVATLILSFPEERPIVVLSAMGKTTNKLLLAGEKAVSCGVTNVSNIEELSFIKDLHQRTLDELGVDRSVIAKHLEELEQLLKGIAMMKELTKRTQDYLVSFGECMSTRIFAAYLNKIGVKARQYDAFEIGFITTDDFTNADILEATYPAVAKRLNGDWLSDPAIAIVTGFLGKARKSCAVTTLGRGGSDLTATAIGKALGLPEIQVWKDVDGVLTCDPNIYPKAEPVPFLTFDEAAELAYFGAQVLHPQSMRPARESDIPVRVKNSYNPKAPGTLITKARDMSKAILTSIVLKRNVTMLDIVSTRMLGQYGFLAKVFSIFEDLGISVDVVATSEVSVSLTLDPSKLWSRELIQQELDHVVEELEKIAVVNLLQSRSIISLIGNVQKSSLILEKAFRVLRTLGVTVQMISQGASKVNISLVVNDSEAEQCVRALHSVFFESELSELES from the exons ATGGCAAGCGCGTTGCAGTTTCAAGGGGTTCAAGGGAGCCTTGCTGTGAGGAGGAGCATGCATCATTGCAAGCCCGAAATTGGGTTTGCAGCATTTGGTGCTCCTGTTTGTGCAAGAAGAGTTTGGGGCAATAGGGTGGCATTCAGTGTCACGTGTAAAGCCTCGGCAAATGATGTGATTGAGAAGAGTGTAACTGAGTATGAAAAGGTGAGTAGTGAGGGTGAAATCAGTTTCACATGTGTCATGAAGTTTGGTGGCTCCTCAGTGGCTTCTTCTGAGAGGATGAAAGAGGTGGCTACCCTTATATTGAGTTTCCCAGAGGAGAGACCTATAGTTGTTCTCTCTGCTATGGGAAAGACAACAAACAAGCTTTTGCTG GCTGGAGAGAAAGCTGTGAGTTGTGGTGTTACTAATGTGTCAAATATTGAGGAACTCAGCTTTATAAAAGACCTGCACCAAAG GACTCTGGATGAGCTTGGAGTAGACAGATCTGTTATTGCAA AGCATCTAGAAGAGTTGGAGCAACTTCTGAAGGGAATAGCTATGATGAAAGAGTTGACTAAAAGGACTCAGGACTATTTAGTTTCCTTTGGAGAATGCATGTCGACTAGGATCTTTGCTGCATATCTTAATAAAATAGGTGTCAAGGCCCGCCAA TACGATGCATTTGAGATTGGTTTTATAACAACTGATGATTTCACAAATGCGGACATTTTGGAAGCAACTTATCCGGCAGTTGCAAAAAGATTGAATGGTGATTGGCTCTCTGATCCTGCAATTGCAATTGTTACAGGCTTCCTTGGAAAG GCCCGAAAATCATGTGCAGTGACAACACTGGGAAGAGGGGGCAGTGATTTGACTGCTACAGCAATTGGTAAAGCACTAGGGTTGCCCGAGATCCAG GTTTGGAAGGATGTTGATGGTGTCCTAACCTGCGATCCAAATATATACCCAAAAGCGGAACCTGTTCCTTTCTTGACATTTGATGAGGCTGCTGAACTAGCTTACTTTGGTGCTCAG GTTCTACATCCACAATCTATGAGACCTGCAAGAGAAAGTGATATTCCTGTAAGGGTTAAAAATTCTTACAACCCTAAAGCTCCAGGTACTCTTATCACCAAGGCAAGAGATATGAGCAAG GCAATATTAACAAGCATTGTTTTGAAACGTAATGTGACCATGTTGGATATAGTGAGCACTCGCATGCTTGGTCAATATGGTTTCCTTGCTAAG GTATTTTCAATCTTTGAAGATTTAGGCATATCAGTTGATGTTGTAGCTACAAGTGAAGTCAGTGTTTCCTTGACACTGGATCCATCAAAGCTATGGAGCAGAGAGCTAATTCAGCAG GAACTTGACCACGTTGTTGAAGAACTGGAGAAAATTGCTGTGGTAAATCTCCTACAGAGTAGATCCATAATCTCTCTCATTGGAAATGTTCAGAAGTCATCACTAATATTGGAGAAG GCTTTTCGTGTTCTTCGAACTCTTGGAGTCACTGTGCAAATGATCTCTCAGGGTGCATCTAAG GTGAACATTTCATTGGTTGTAAATGACAGTGAAGCAGAGCAATGTGTGAGAGCTTTGCACTCAGTGTTCTTTGAGAGTGAGTTGTCTGAGTTAGAGTCTTAG
- the LOC137837254 gene encoding aspartokinase 2, chloroplastic-like isoform X1 produces MASALQFQGVQGSLAVRRSMHHCKPEIGFAAFGAPVCARRVWGNRVAFSVTCKASANDVIEKSVTEYEKVSSEGEISFTCVMKFGGSSVASSERMKEVATLILSFPEERPIVVLSAMGKTTNKLLLAGEKAVSCGVTNVSNIEELSFIKDLHQRTLDELGVDRSVIAKHLEELEQLLKGIAMMKELTKRTQDYLVSFGECMSTRIFAAYLNKIGVKARQYDAFEIGFITTDDFTNADILEATYPAVAKRLNGDWLSDPAIAIVTGFLGKARKSCAVTTLGRGGSDLTATAIGKALGLPEIQVWKDVDGVLTCDPNIYPKAEPVPFLTFDEAAELAYFGAQVLHPQSMRPARESDIPVRVKNSYNPKAPGTLITKARDMSKAILTSIVLKRNVTMLDIVSTRMLGQYGFLAKVFSIFEDLGISVDVVATSEVSVSLTLDPSKLWSRELIQQASELDHVVEELEKIAVVNLLQSRSIISLIGNVQKSSLILEKAFRVLRTLGVTVQMISQGASKVNISLVVNDSEAEQCVRALHSVFFESELSELES; encoded by the exons ATGGCAAGCGCGTTGCAGTTTCAAGGGGTTCAAGGGAGCCTTGCTGTGAGGAGGAGCATGCATCATTGCAAGCCCGAAATTGGGTTTGCAGCATTTGGTGCTCCTGTTTGTGCAAGAAGAGTTTGGGGCAATAGGGTGGCATTCAGTGTCACGTGTAAAGCCTCGGCAAATGATGTGATTGAGAAGAGTGTAACTGAGTATGAAAAGGTGAGTAGTGAGGGTGAAATCAGTTTCACATGTGTCATGAAGTTTGGTGGCTCCTCAGTGGCTTCTTCTGAGAGGATGAAAGAGGTGGCTACCCTTATATTGAGTTTCCCAGAGGAGAGACCTATAGTTGTTCTCTCTGCTATGGGAAAGACAACAAACAAGCTTTTGCTG GCTGGAGAGAAAGCTGTGAGTTGTGGTGTTACTAATGTGTCAAATATTGAGGAACTCAGCTTTATAAAAGACCTGCACCAAAG GACTCTGGATGAGCTTGGAGTAGACAGATCTGTTATTGCAA AGCATCTAGAAGAGTTGGAGCAACTTCTGAAGGGAATAGCTATGATGAAAGAGTTGACTAAAAGGACTCAGGACTATTTAGTTTCCTTTGGAGAATGCATGTCGACTAGGATCTTTGCTGCATATCTTAATAAAATAGGTGTCAAGGCCCGCCAA TACGATGCATTTGAGATTGGTTTTATAACAACTGATGATTTCACAAATGCGGACATTTTGGAAGCAACTTATCCGGCAGTTGCAAAAAGATTGAATGGTGATTGGCTCTCTGATCCTGCAATTGCAATTGTTACAGGCTTCCTTGGAAAG GCCCGAAAATCATGTGCAGTGACAACACTGGGAAGAGGGGGCAGTGATTTGACTGCTACAGCAATTGGTAAAGCACTAGGGTTGCCCGAGATCCAG GTTTGGAAGGATGTTGATGGTGTCCTAACCTGCGATCCAAATATATACCCAAAAGCGGAACCTGTTCCTTTCTTGACATTTGATGAGGCTGCTGAACTAGCTTACTTTGGTGCTCAG GTTCTACATCCACAATCTATGAGACCTGCAAGAGAAAGTGATATTCCTGTAAGGGTTAAAAATTCTTACAACCCTAAAGCTCCAGGTACTCTTATCACCAAGGCAAGAGATATGAGCAAG GCAATATTAACAAGCATTGTTTTGAAACGTAATGTGACCATGTTGGATATAGTGAGCACTCGCATGCTTGGTCAATATGGTTTCCTTGCTAAG GTATTTTCAATCTTTGAAGATTTAGGCATATCAGTTGATGTTGTAGCTACAAGTGAAGTCAGTGTTTCCTTGACACTGGATCCATCAAAGCTATGGAGCAGAGAGCTAATTCAGCAGGCAAGT GAACTTGACCACGTTGTTGAAGAACTGGAGAAAATTGCTGTGGTAAATCTCCTACAGAGTAGATCCATAATCTCTCTCATTGGAAATGTTCAGAAGTCATCACTAATATTGGAGAAG GCTTTTCGTGTTCTTCGAACTCTTGGAGTCACTGTGCAAATGATCTCTCAGGGTGCATCTAAG GTGAACATTTCATTGGTTGTAAATGACAGTGAAGCAGAGCAATGTGTGAGAGCTTTGCACTCAGTGTTCTTTGAGAGTGAGTTGTCTGAGTTAGAGTCTTAG